The genomic segment GCGAAGCGTGGCAGGCGGCAGCGGGACTGTTGAATTCCTTGGACATGTGAGCGAGGCGGAAAAGGAAAGACTGCTGTCGTCATGCTCTTTTTTCATACTCCCTTCGGTTCAGGAGGCGTTCGGTATAGCCGCGCTGGAGGCAATGGCTCATGGAAAGGCTGTAGTGGCATCGAATACCGGAGGACTGGCGGAAGTAATAGGAGAGACGGGAATCCTGGTGGACTGCGGCAGCGAAATCGGGCTGTCGGATGCCGTGTCTGATTTGTGGAAGAATGAGGAAAGGAGACGGGAGATGGGTGCAATGGCCCTACAGCGAGCCAGGCAGTTTTCCTGGGATTCCTCTGTCAGGAATGTGGAGAAGTTCTACCTCCGCGCCGTTGAACGTTGAACGTTCCGGAGAAACGAGCGAATAGGATGGCGTTCCGGCGCTCTTTGAAGTGTTGGGATTGTATATGTACGTCACAGTGACGGTAAAAATCAGCGTTCTGCCGACGACCGGTCTGTTGAAATTCAGTGTAGCCGTACCGTTTGAGTTCAGCGACCACACCGTGAAAGTGTCTGCTGTTTCGTTCCTTCCTCCGGCGTTCTTTACCATTGAAATGGGGATTTCGTTGTAAAGGGTTATTCTGCCGGTTCCATTGTTTGCCGAGCTGTCAACCGATATAACCTTGACGGGCCATCCGGCATAACCCGGCTGGACAGTCGAATTGTAGGTGTAGGGGTAAATGGTCTGACCCTGATAGGGCAGGTAATCATATGTAACCGTCCCGCTGACGTTATAGACTACACTGTCTTTCCAGTGCCAGAAGGGATCGGTGAAGCTCACTCCCGGATTCGGCTCCTGTCCGAATGTGTTCGAAAAAACAGTACTGTTCATCGTATGGACAATGGTAATATTCTGGTATATCGGCAGATACAACAGGAGAGAGGCATTCAGCGCGCCGTAGCCTTCCGAAGGAGGGATCACAAGTGT from the Candidatus Sysuiplasma jiujiangense genome contains:
- a CDS encoding FKBP-type peptidyl-prolyl cis-trans isomerase, whose amino-acid sequence is MNDTSGRVRRISKAGATVVVLLLIGLALVGYSGYQYFTSSKAVRQLTVQNGDSVLLNYIGQYTNGQVFDTSIHSVAINNGSYVKGPGFQWRGNASAYTPLNVSNVGTGQVIKGMDQGIIGMHVNETRTLVIPPSEGYGALNASLLLYLPIYQNITIVHTMNSTVFSNTFGQEPNPGVSFTDPFWHWKDSVVYNVSGTVTYDYLPYQGQTIYPYTYNSTVQPGYAGWPVKVISVDSSANNGTGRITLYNEIPISMVKNAGGRNETADTFTVWSLNSNGTATLNFNRPVVGRTLIFTVTVTYIYNPNTSKSAGTPSYSLVSPERSTFNGAEVELLHIPDRGIPGKLPGSL